The following coding sequences are from one Lolium rigidum isolate FL_2022 chromosome 6, APGP_CSIRO_Lrig_0.1, whole genome shotgun sequence window:
- the LOC124661418 gene encoding ATP synthase small subunit 6-A, mitochondrial-like, giving the protein MAKFDPWPVFFKREWGRNWPFLAGFAVTGILITKLTAGFTEEDLKNSKFVQEHKR; this is encoded by the coding sequence ATGGCCAAGTTCGACCCGTGGCCCGTGTTCTTCAAGCGGGAGTGGGGCCGCAACTGGCCCTTCCTCGCCGGCTTCGCCGTCACCGGCATCCTCATCACCAAGCTCACCGCCGGCTTCACCGAGGAGGACCTCAAGAACTCCAAGTTCGTCCAGGAGCACAAGCGCTGA